A window of the Arachis duranensis cultivar V14167 chromosome 5, aradu.V14167.gnm2.J7QH, whole genome shotgun sequence genome harbors these coding sequences:
- the LOC107487610 gene encoding homeobox-leucine zipper protein HAT22: protein MGLDQDANNNNNNNSSSSGLELVLGLSLTTTTATPPPPSTKPKPYSCHHEAPEPSLTLGLSGESFLKSNNNKGAEEPTSGEMCRQASSPHSSAVSSFSSGGCRVVGACVKRERDLSSCEEADGDGDGERVSSRVSDEDEDGSNARKKLRLTKEQSALLEDSFKQHSTLNPKQKQALARQLNLRPRQVEVWFQNRRARTKLKQTEVDCEFLKKCCETLTDENRRLKKELQELKALKLAQPLYMPMPAATLTICPSCERLSNDPPAKPHFYNPFTNPSAAC, encoded by the exons ATGGGTCTTGATCAAGAtgccaacaacaataacaataataactccTCCTCCTCAGGCCTCGAGCTTGTTCTAGGGTTATCTCTCACCACCACCACGGCCACACCACCTCCTCCGTCAACCAAACCCAAGCCGTATTCATGTCATCATGAGGCACCAGAGCCATCTCTAACGCTAGGTCTATCCGGCGAGAGCTTCCTgaaaagcaataataataaaggcGCAGAGGAGCCTACAAGTGGTGAAATGTGTAGACAGGCTTCATCGCCACACAGTAGCGCAGTTTCGTCGTTCTCAAGTGGGGGGTGCAGGGTGGTGGGGGCGTGCGTGAAGAGGGAGAGGGATCTTAGTAGCTGTGAAGAGGCAGATGGTGATGGCGATGGCGAGAGAGTTTCTTCCAGAGTGAGCGACGAAGATGAAGACGGCAGCAATGCCCGAAAGAAGCTGAGGCTCACAAAGGAACAATCTGCTCTTCTTGAAGACAGCTTCAAACAACACAGCACTCTCAATCCT AAACAGAAGCAAGCTTTGGCGAGGCAGTTAAATCTGAGGCCTCGGCAAGTAGAAGTGTGGTTCCAGAATAGGAGAGCGAGAACAAAGCTGAAGCAGACGGAAGTGGACTGCGAGTTCTTGAAGAAATGCTGCGAAACATTGACGGACGAGAACAGAAGGCTAAAGAAAGAGCTTCAAGAACTGAAGGCGCTGAAGCTGGCACAACCCTTGTACATGCCTATGCCGGCGGCAACGCTCACCATCTGCCCCTCTTGCGAGAGACTCTCCAACGACCCCCCCGCCAAGCCTCACTTCTATAACCCCTTCACCAACCCCTCTGCAGCATGTTGA